AACATGCCTGCCCTGATTGGTTGCCTTCATCGACTGTGTCTCGCTGTTGCCTCCAAATTTATTATCATTTACCGACCATACAAAACCGTATTCAGGCTCTTTATCGCTTTTGCTGAGCGATTTTACTTTTGCCCTGAAGGTTGCTTCCTGCCCCACCTTTGCCTCATCAGGCCCGCTCAGCGATACAGTAATCTTACGATCCTCAACAACCATTTTGTGTGTTGCTTCGCCAAGCCTTACTGTGCTTTTTGTATCACGTCGTTCCACATAAACAACAAGGCTTACAATATATGTACCAGCATGGGCAACAGCTTTCTTAAAGCTTGTCGCTGCACCAAGCACCTGTTCGTCTCCTGCTAAACGCCATGCATACTTGAGCGCAGGCCTTATAGAATCTACAACATCTACCTCGGCCTCAAGCTCTACTGTGTCGCCGACAAACGCCTGCGCTGTCCCGGCGATCTTGACGGATACGCGGGGCTTAAGATTGAAATCAACGGCAACAGGGGCTTTTGCGCTTTCCTCGTCCTTTGGTTTTACGGTTATCTTTTTAGACTCCTCAGCAAACCCCGATGCCTCGGCAGTAAGGGTGTACGATCCCGGAAGGACTTCGTTAAACCGAGCTTCTCCTGATTCGTCAGTATTCTCGGGTGATCTTGAGGACATGCGGACTTTTACATCGGCAACGGGTATGGAACCTGATTTTACCCGTGCCAGGACAATGCTTTGTATGGGATCAAGGGTTACTGTATGCGTATCTTCCCGCATAGGCTTGAGTTCCGTATCTTCAGTAAATTTCCGGAAACCCTCTGCTGCAACGTGTATGGAATATTTTGCCGGTTTGATGCCTTTTATTGAAGCGATGCCATCCGTATCGGTAGTGCCGCTGTATCTTGTCTCTGCCGTCAATGTTACATGCGCACCGCTTACCGGTTTTCCGGAACTGTCTTTTACTTCAATTTTTATTGCCTTCAGGTTTGCCTTTGTCTTGTCAATGAGGTCTTTATGCGCATCATCAAGGCCTTTTGTCGTCAGCCCTTCATCCGTTGAAAAGGTGGTATATCCCTGATATTGACGCATTAGAGTGCCCCAGCTTTCAGTTTTTATACCGTTCCAGGCGCTGTTTTCAAAATCCTTAAAACTGCCGCTTGAAACCCATCCCTGAGTTGATCCGCCGTGCGTCCATAGATCAAAAGAATAGGGGACTCCGTCTATAACGACAACGGGGGCAACATGGTTGACATTTACATCAACCAGACCCATGTATGATCGCCAGCCTTCCTTATAGCCCACGACAGAGTGTATCTGGCCGTTATCAAAACCTGCTCCCTTCAGGGTTTCCGTGAGGGCATCATTCAAATATACGCATGTTCCTGTTCCGATCTTGTCGTATTTGACTGCTGCATCCATTCGGCCAAAAATGGAAGTATTTGGGGTAATACCTTTTTTATCAAGCTCTTTAGCTACCTCAGAAGCAATGTACTTTGCCTTTGCAAGCTCATCGGAAGGGGCATTGGATTTCAACTGCTCGCCCAGTTTTTTCCAGTAATCGGCTGACGGCGCCTGGACCTTATTGCTCTGGGTATCGGGAACTGGGTAGCCGTGATCTTTCCGTATATCGGACGGCAGGGGCCTGTCAGCATGAGATGGAACAACCGGGTTTATCAACGCAATCAGCACTAAAAACAACATTATCAATAAGCAACATTTTCCATTCATTAAATTGTTTTTCCAGGGCAGATAACGATACATGGATAGTCTCCTTTTTATGAACTTCTATTATTATAGCACGTTATTGCCGTATCACAACATCATCAAAATTATTAAAAGGGAGGGTGCGCATAAGCAACAATTAATCCCGAATTTTCCATTAGGATAAGCAACGGTGTTGGAATGTCCACGACAAACACGCTCATTATGCTCCAGCGGCTTAATTTACGGGGGCTTGCGCCTGTCCCCGTAAGGGGGCGACCCCCTCTCGCCCACGGTTTGGGCTGGTTTATGCTCGCCTTCGGCTTCGGAACTTATAGGGATATGGTTCGATAAAGCGGCAGAAGTTTAGCTCCAGTCGTCTGTCTGTGGCTGAGGGAGTTGATAGGACATGAGCGTTTCAATATATTTGTTGAAACCGTCCTCTTCGCCCCTTTCCAGCTTCTCTATCTCAGGCAGGATCTTTTTCATAACGTCCTCATTCTGTACGGCGCTGAGAGGGTAATGCCCGAATGACCCGCGCCGCAACAGTGAGTATGCCTGCTTCTGTTCCTTTGTGAGCGCAAGGTATGCATCAAGTTCCTTGAGCATGTATCCCTTCTTTTCGTCAAGATACCCATCTACCTGCATGAGGAGGTTCAGCCCGAAATCGCCACAGGAAAAGTAGCTGTGCATTTCCCGAAGCGTTGCCACAAGGAGGCGTATCTCCGCCACAATCTCTTCTTCTGTCATGGGCACGAATATGCCCTCTTTAACCATTTTTCGCATTGGTGACTGAGGGTGCATGGCAAAGGTGCGAACCCTTATGAAATCCGGTTCGACGAGGTTGAGTAATCTGGCTGTTTCCAGGGCATGATCTTCGCTTAATGTGCGTCCCGCTATGCCGGGCATAATATATTCGGATAATTCTATGCCTGCTTCTTTTACGTGCCTGCCGCCTTCAACGATGTCCTCCGGCGTAATGCCCTTCTTGATCATTTTCAGCACCTTAAGAGAGCCGCTTTCCATTCCCACATGGATTCTTGTTATGCCTCCGTCCCTGAGCCTTTTTAAATCCTCCACGCTCTTTCTCCTTAAGGTCGGCGCACGCGCGTAGGACGTGATCCTTTCGATAGAAGGGAATTTCTCCCTGAGATACTGGACAATTTCCAGCAGCGATTCCGTTTTCATCAAAAGACTGTCCGCATCCTGGAGGAATGCAGTCCGGACGGGATAGCCTGCAAATTCCCTGACCATGCTGTCGATATCACCTTTTACCTCATCAACAGTTCTTCTGGAAAACTTTACCCCTTTATAGGCCGGACAAAAAACACACTGATTCCACGGACAATTTCTTGTTACTCTTAAAAGCAGGCTTGATGCCTCGCTCGGTGGTCTTATGACACCCTGTTCATACATGATGTAATCTCCTTGAGTTTTTGTGCATTGCAAAATATATATCTTTTTTAAGGAAATTCAAGGGAAAGAAGTAAAGGAGTCGGTCCATTCCACCAGTATCAATCGTATATGTTCCTGAAAACAACACCTTGTGAAGTTGCCGGCCTTAGCCGGTTATGGATCAGCTACTCTTCAAAACTATTCATCGACAATCTTTCTCTTCAGGAAAAAACCATCAGGGTCGCATTTAGTTCTTAAGAGCATGAGATCGTGGTCGTCGGGAAGTGCCATTTCCTTTACATCCGGGGAGATCATCAGCTCAAAACCCACCAGATCCTGAATAGCCTCGGGGCTTTTACCGGGCAGGTATTCAAGCAGCATCATCCTCCTGCTGTCGCGATCATAGCCGAACAGGGCCTGGTTCGTGATTACCCGATAAGGCCCTGATCCCATGACGCCTGCCTTCTTTCGGTAATCCGGCGACCCGTCGCCGAACCCGATGCTGGTGATGAAATCCACCTTCTTTACGAACCTTCTTTTCTCGAGGACCATAATAGCGATGGTCTTCTCACAGTTGGCCGCCATGGCGCCCGCTCCGCCGCTCCCGGGAAACCGGACCCTGGGCCTGGCATAGGTGCCTCCTTCGTAGGTGGAACACAGATTGCCATACATATCAATCTGCGCCCCGCCGATGAATGCATAGTCCGCATAGCCCCTCTGGGTCAGATCGAAGACGGCGCATAATCCTTTTGCATACACGGCATTGCGAAAAGCCCTCGTGTCACCGACGGACATAGGCATACCCTGATCAAGAA
This DNA window, taken from Pseudomonadota bacterium, encodes the following:
- a CDS encoding carboxypeptidase-like regulatory domain-containing protein translates to MYRYLPWKNNLMNGKCCLLIMLFLVLIALINPVVPSHADRPLPSDIRKDHGYPVPDTQSNKVQAPSADYWKKLGEQLKSNAPSDELAKAKYIASEVAKELDKKGITPNTSIFGRMDAAVKYDKIGTGTCVYLNDALTETLKGAGFDNGQIHSVVGYKEGWRSYMGLVDVNVNHVAPVVVIDGVPYSFDLWTHGGSTQGWVSSGSFKDFENSAWNGIKTESWGTLMRQYQGYTTFSTDEGLTTKGLDDAHKDLIDKTKANLKAIKIEVKDSSGKPVSGAHVTLTAETRYSGTTDTDGIASIKGIKPAKYSIHVAAEGFRKFTEDTELKPMREDTHTVTLDPIQSIVLARVKSGSIPVADVKVRMSSRSPENTDESGEARFNEVLPGSYTLTAEASGFAEESKKITVKPKDEESAKAPVAVDFNLKPRVSVKIAGTAQAFVGDTVELEAEVDVVDSIRPALKYAWRLAGDEQVLGAATSFKKAVAHAGTYIVSLVVYVERRDTKSTVRLGEATHKMVVEDRKITVSLSGPDEAKVGQEATFRAKVKSLSKSDKEPEYGFVWSVNDNKFGGNSETQSMKATNQGRHVIRVVVWQAISGKWQRAGDATHVLTVAGPEPARGSISVSGVHSIEVGEKADLAVSVSDTNVPSSALFYSWIVNGKRFNYVNSITLPGTSPGTYHVVAELWMKYQPNSVRLAQTSHNVTVVKKGEGSDGVGNVISSIFGNEKPGATGPLTIPPQQKPDVKPPVGRSYTSQQLPADKFTLSGTWNATDIKGRFNGKINLSQSGSSVSGSFQTPAGSIPVSGSISGDTVSVILTFGNPTIINQYMQDMRVSQAIGSITAKATFRIGSSPNELQGTLYPWHVQWNDDGKTITIKQKWQGGSTFSGNPPRSFTLRR
- a CDS encoding radical SAM protein; translated protein: MYEQGVIRPPSEASSLLLRVTRNCPWNQCVFCPAYKGVKFSRRTVDEVKGDIDSMVREFAGYPVRTAFLQDADSLLMKTESLLEIVQYLREKFPSIERITSYARAPTLRRKSVEDLKRLRDGGITRIHVGMESGSLKVLKMIKKGITPEDIVEGGRHVKEAGIELSEYIMPGIAGRTLSEDHALETARLLNLVEPDFIRVRTFAMHPQSPMRKMVKEGIFVPMTEEEIVAEIRLLVATLREMHSYFSCGDFGLNLLMQVDGYLDEKKGYMLKELDAYLALTKEQKQAYSLLRRGSFGHYPLSAVQNEDVMKKILPEIEKLERGEEDGFNKYIETLMSYQLPQPQTDDWS
- a CDS encoding glutaconate CoA-transferase: MATTDDINPYEMIAYTGSRVLEDQTIVFVGTGLPIIASMHAQMTHAPNINLIFEAGSLASILDQGMPMSVGDTRAFRNAVYAKGLCAVFDLTQRGYADYAFIGGAQIDMYGNLCSTYEGGTYARPRVRFPGSGGAGAMAANCEKTIAIMVLEKRRFVKKVDFITSIGFGDGSPDYRKKAGVMGSGPYRVITNQALFGYDRDSRRMMLLEYLPGKSPEAIQDLVGFELMISPDVKEMALPDDHDLMLLRTKCDPDGFFLKRKIVDE